In Methanobacterium paludis, the following proteins share a genomic window:
- a CDS encoding class III signal peptide-containing protein → MGILKEESAQTSAELILIVGGIIVIAIVAAIFYKNYVNGLGNEINNTDVANVNNNITDLKNEF, encoded by the coding sequence ATGGGTATATTGAAAGAGGAATCTGCACAAACTTCAGCCGAGCTTATTCTAATTGTAGGTGGTATAATAGTAATTGCAATTGTGGCTGCTATTTTTTACAAAAATTATGTTAACGGGCTTGGAAATGAGATAAACAACACAGACGTTGCAAACGTTAACAACAATATAACTGACCTTAAAAATGAGTTTTAA